One window from the genome of Cellulosilyticum sp. I15G10I2 encodes:
- a CDS encoding glycyl-radical enzyme activating protein, which translates to MKIKVFQKGFNYSQDGAGNRLVYHLQGCNMHCPWCANPEGIAPNGTLMVDEPYLIDTICPLKAIYQKKINRSICNVCELKECITLHRTRGIRLSYKFYEADEIIEEAKRSTPLFYDGGGVTFSGGEATLQFEALKLILKSLKASGIHTAIETNATHPNLESLFPFIDQLIMDFKHYNEAKHRQVTGLSNHMIKENIKKALSLHPSVLIRIPLIKDFNDAKKDAENFASFFKQYQTQRVSFECLPYHEYGKVKWQQCGMAYTMQDAYIDTKTRILYEEVFKNNDLLMIQT; encoded by the coding sequence GTGAAAATAAAAGTTTTTCAGAAAGGATTTAACTATTCTCAGGACGGCGCTGGCAATCGTTTGGTATATCATCTGCAGGGATGTAATATGCATTGTCCCTGGTGTGCCAATCCAGAGGGGATAGCACCTAATGGTACATTGATGGTTGATGAGCCTTATCTTATTGATACCATATGTCCTTTAAAGGCTATCTATCAAAAAAAGATTAACCGAAGTATTTGTAATGTATGTGAGTTAAAGGAATGTATTACGCTGCATAGGACCCGAGGAATACGTCTTTCTTATAAGTTTTATGAAGCAGATGAAATAATTGAAGAAGCGAAACGAAGTACCCCTCTTTTTTATGACGGTGGAGGCGTTACATTTAGTGGTGGGGAGGCAACCCTTCAGTTTGAGGCCCTTAAGTTAATACTAAAAAGTTTAAAGGCATCAGGGATACATACTGCCATTGAGACGAATGCGACACACCCAAATCTTGAGAGCCTTTTTCCTTTTATAGATCAGCTGATTATGGATTTTAAACATTATAACGAGGCGAAACATAGACAGGTAACAGGCCTGTCTAATCACATGATCAAAGAAAATATTAAAAAAGCCCTAAGCCTTCATCCGAGTGTACTGATACGAATACCTCTTATAAAAGATTTTAATGACGCCAAAAAGGATGCGGAAAACTTCGCGTCATTTTTTAAGCAATATCAAACACAACGTGTCTCCTTTGAATGTCTGCCTTATCATGAATACGGCAAAGTAAAATGGCAACAGTGTGGCATGGCGTATACGATGCAGGATGCTTATATAGATACTAAAACCAGAATTTTATATGAAGAAGTATTTAAAAATAATGATCTTTTAATGATCCAAACCTAG
- the nirJ2 gene encoding putative heme d1 biosynthesis radical SAM protein NirJ2: protein MIISWNTTNKCNMSCKHCYRDAKEAHPEELNTDEAKMLIEEIAKAGFKIMIFSGGEPLLRPDIFELIQHAVKFKLRPVLGSNGTLISKEIAYKLKSSGAMGIGISLDSMNPIKHNDFRGLQYAWEWAVRGMEYCKQAGLGFQIHTTVMEWNYKEVLEITDFAVKMGAVAHHIFFLVPTGRGANIEEEFLNAEQYETLLTNIVQKQKQIKIEVKPTCAPQFMRIAKEQGVSFRFSKGCLAGISYCIINPKGDVQPCAYLDIPVDNIRLNPFSEIWKTNSILQKLRTLEYEGKCGSCIYKSLCGGCRARAAYYNEGDYMGEETLCMFDGGR, encoded by the coding sequence ATGATAATATCTTGGAATACAACTAATAAGTGTAATATGAGCTGCAAGCATTGTTATAGAGATGCTAAAGAAGCCCACCCAGAAGAATTAAATACCGATGAAGCCAAAATGCTTATTGAAGAAATAGCTAAAGCTGGCTTTAAGATCATGATATTTTCTGGAGGTGAGCCGCTCTTAAGACCTGACATTTTTGAGCTCATACAGCATGCTGTAAAATTTAAACTAAGACCGGTACTTGGGAGCAATGGTACGCTTATCTCAAAAGAAATAGCGTATAAGCTTAAAAGTTCGGGCGCTATGGGTATAGGGATCAGCTTAGACAGTATGAACCCTATCAAGCATAATGATTTTAGAGGACTGCAATATGCTTGGGAATGGGCAGTACGTGGTATGGAATACTGCAAACAAGCAGGCCTTGGATTTCAAATACATACAACAGTCATGGAGTGGAATTATAAAGAGGTACTTGAAATAACTGATTTTGCAGTTAAGATGGGTGCAGTGGCACATCACATTTTTTTCTTAGTACCTACAGGCCGCGGAGCCAACATTGAAGAAGAATTTCTAAATGCCGAGCAGTATGAGACCTTACTTACAAACATTGTACAAAAGCAAAAGCAAATTAAAATAGAAGTCAAACCTACCTGTGCCCCACAATTTATGCGCATTGCAAAGGAGCAAGGGGTTTCATTTAGGTTTTCAAAAGGCTGTTTAGCAGGCATCAGCTACTGTATTATTAATCCTAAAGGGGATGTTCAGCCTTGTGCCTATCTGGATATCCCTGTTGATAATATAAGACTGAATCCGTTTAGTGAAATTTGGAAGACTAATAGTATTCTCCAGAAACTGCGTACGCTAGAGTATGAAGGAAAATGTGGCAGCTGTATTTATAAAAGCTTGTGCGGCGGATGCCGTGCTAGAGCTGCGTATTATAATGAAGGAGACTATATGGGTGAAGAAACATTATGTATGTTTGATGGAGGAAGGTGA
- the ahbB gene encoding siroheme decarboxylase subunit beta: MDKLEKAIIRKLQEDLPLVKEPYKQLASELGILEQVLLDKIKVLKEQQKLRRMGAILHHRAAGVKANAMVVWQVPEDQIAQVTAFMVSFEEVSHCYQRAPLPDWPYNIYTMIHSTEFKACEAIIKHIAELVHLNHYEILYSTKELKKSSMKYFHE; the protein is encoded by the coding sequence ATGGATAAACTCGAAAAAGCCATTATCAGAAAACTCCAAGAGGACTTACCTCTAGTTAAAGAACCTTATAAACAGCTAGCAAGTGAACTAGGCATTTTGGAACAAGTATTATTAGATAAAATTAAGGTATTAAAGGAACAGCAAAAGTTACGAAGGATGGGCGCTATTTTGCACCATAGAGCAGCAGGCGTTAAGGCAAATGCTATGGTTGTGTGGCAGGTGCCAGAAGACCAGATAGCTCAGGTTACAGCATTTATGGTCTCCTTTGAAGAAGTAAGCCACTGTTACCAAAGAGCCCCTTTACCAGATTGGCCTTATAATATTTATACGATGATTCATTCAACAGAATTTAAAGCTTGCGAAGCGATTATTAAACACATTGCAGAATTAGTACACCTTAATCATTATGAAATATTATACAGTACAAAAGAGCTCAAAAAGAGCAGTATGAAATATTTTCATGAATAA
- a CDS encoding 4Fe-4S dicluster domain-containing protein, with protein sequence MQFTEIIKASGIVGSGGAGFPTHVKLSVKAEYFIVNAAECEPLLEVDKYLIRERAKELIRGIDWIARNIRAAKKYIAIKKKYETEIRCLKQAIEEAKSTVKIFEMESFYPAGDEQVIVYEITGRVVPERNIPLQVGAVVNNVGTVLAVYDAKRQGVSVTHKYLSVVGAVKNRVILRVPIGTSVSACIEEAAPLEKDYGIIMGGPMMGKIYSSKEEASEAVVTKTDGNILIVPKDHHLITKGIQSIRRIKNISKSACIQCRMCTDLCPREVLGHSVKPHLIMRNIYREEQMANDDEYIKTFGSAVNCTECGLCELYSCPMMLSPRRANSYIKSRLTQMKLTIPQNPLKPVDSERAYKKVPTSKLMLRLGLQTYYSHESLEHVVTFTPQRVKIPMKQHIGVSSQPIVQVGDRVEEGQLIAQIPEAALGANSHASINGCIAEVGDYIVIEAQE encoded by the coding sequence ATGCAATTTACAGAGATCATAAAGGCATCTGGGATAGTAGGCAGTGGTGGTGCCGGATTTCCAACCCATGTAAAGCTGAGTGTAAAGGCAGAATATTTTATAGTAAACGCTGCAGAATGCGAACCTCTTCTGGAAGTAGACAAATATCTTATAAGAGAAAGAGCAAAAGAGCTGATTCGAGGAATAGACTGGATTGCAAGAAATATTCGAGCAGCCAAAAAGTATATTGCCATAAAGAAAAAGTATGAAACAGAAATAAGATGTCTAAAGCAAGCTATTGAAGAAGCTAAGTCCACGGTTAAAATTTTTGAAATGGAGAGCTTTTATCCTGCTGGGGATGAACAAGTTATTGTCTATGAGATAACAGGCCGAGTGGTGCCAGAAAGAAATATTCCGCTTCAAGTAGGGGCAGTAGTTAATAATGTGGGAACTGTACTTGCAGTTTATGATGCAAAAAGACAAGGAGTAAGTGTCACCCATAAGTATCTCTCAGTAGTTGGGGCAGTGAAAAATAGAGTGATTCTTAGGGTACCAATAGGAACATCGGTGAGCGCATGTATTGAGGAGGCAGCCCCTCTCGAAAAGGATTATGGGATAATTATGGGCGGACCGATGATGGGCAAAATCTACAGTTCTAAAGAAGAAGCAAGTGAAGCTGTTGTCACAAAAACAGATGGCAATATACTTATAGTACCTAAAGATCATCATCTCATTACAAAAGGGATACAGTCTATAAGAAGGATAAAGAATATCAGCAAAAGTGCCTGTATTCAGTGTCGCATGTGTACCGATTTATGTCCAAGAGAAGTCCTAGGCCATAGTGTAAAACCACATTTAATCATGCGGAATATCTATAGGGAAGAGCAGATGGCAAATGATGACGAGTATATCAAAACTTTTGGAAGTGCCGTGAACTGCACGGAATGCGGGCTATGTGAACTCTATAGCTGTCCAATGATGCTCTCGCCAAGACGGGCAAATAGTTACATAAAATCACGTTTAACGCAGATGAAACTAACGATACCCCAAAATCCTTTAAAACCAGTGGATTCTGAAAGAGCTTATAAGAAGGTTCCGACATCTAAACTCATGTTAAGGTTAGGGCTTCAGACTTACTATAGCCATGAAAGCTTAGAGCATGTGGTTACATTTACACCACAACGTGTAAAAATTCCTATGAAACAGCATATAGGGGTTTCAAGTCAGCCTATTGTACAAGTGGGGGATAGGGTTGAAGAAGGTCAGCTCATTGCACAGATACCAGAGGCGGCATTAGGCGCAAATAGTCATGCAAGTATAAATGGCTGTATTGCAGAAGTTGGTGATTATATCGTTATTGAGGCACAAGAATAG
- a CDS encoding pyruvate formate lyase family protein, with product MSIEMLYTKNELHEMAVNLFEEERKRKRLDGWFIAKETAKKCDEKYSSLSPALKAAYTLREIIREMPITISEHAIFAGTQNDAFARSYALINPTFKVDSFTGYCDPTSVFNDIEPSETIQKERIESLRNYTKTTPYVKRLKETYEKVEESTSEAIFFIEQVTGHLIPDFQTALSKGVEGLKAHIDNQLVSGCEASKKEYYQAMTVTLDAVLLLAERYAKCAKELQKEADGKRKIALILIEETLLRVPYKGARNLYEAIQSFILLWEVMCLEQAPNPFAFSVGNADRIFEPYRMTEHLNRNMSSALFKHFLVFFNVGDRSWAISQNIMVGGKSSKGGDLTSESTYALLEAFYELNLPQPILSVKLHRKTPDALYRALGKFFFTEGVLTPSLFNDDSLFEVLFGSGIEKDDLENYAIAGCQEPLIMGKDNGNTTNSWLNLAKVLELTLNNGESLITGKSIGLKYEELGLESKDPLHVLRNIRSAFYKHLEVFINKMTKAANEASEAVALLPVPFLSAFMGGLDSGVDLRDTKAQGTKYNGSGCLIHGLSVVADSFVAIDVLLEERPEDAGRLIQALKTNFEQDEELQQYLQTAPKYGNNTLNVDQEAREIAVKVSDMIKGKKNYLGNAYRPDFSTPSTHLLYGHWVGATPDGRRSREMLGYGIDPLYGEAESGMGFRILSAMHLPFEKMNGGYASHFGIDPGYFKSESFEEKGLEFRNKVIAPLFFNTENIYLAPFYLYVNVNTPERLIKVLENPKKYAPSGVYIMRIHGTFVNFLDLSPEIQQDIIKRLDLKSTKL from the coding sequence ATGAGTATTGAAATGCTTTATACAAAAAATGAATTGCATGAAATGGCAGTCAATCTTTTTGAAGAAGAAAGAAAGCGTAAGAGACTGGATGGATGGTTTATAGCTAAAGAAACAGCTAAGAAGTGTGATGAGAAATACAGCAGTCTAAGTCCTGCACTTAAAGCTGCTTATACACTTAGGGAGATCATCCGTGAGATGCCAATTACTATCAGTGAACATGCTATTTTTGCTGGCACTCAAAACGATGCCTTTGCAAGATCTTATGCCCTTATTAATCCTACATTTAAAGTAGATTCTTTTACTGGATATTGTGATCCAACCAGTGTATTTAATGATATTGAGCCCAGTGAAACGATCCAAAAGGAACGTATTGAATCTCTAAGAAATTATACAAAAACCACACCGTATGTTAAAAGGCTAAAAGAAACTTATGAAAAAGTAGAAGAAAGCACATCTGAGGCTATCTTTTTTATCGAGCAAGTGACAGGACACTTGATACCTGATTTTCAAACAGCTCTTTCAAAAGGTGTGGAAGGACTTAAGGCGCATATTGATAATCAGCTTGTTAGTGGGTGTGAAGCATCAAAAAAAGAGTATTACCAGGCAATGACGGTTACTTTAGATGCGGTTTTATTACTGGCTGAGCGTTATGCTAAATGTGCAAAAGAGCTGCAAAAGGAAGCAGACGGAAAAAGAAAAATAGCACTTATTCTTATAGAAGAAACACTTCTAAGGGTGCCTTATAAAGGTGCGCGTAACCTTTATGAGGCCATACAGTCTTTTATATTATTATGGGAAGTCATGTGTCTTGAGCAGGCTCCCAATCCTTTTGCTTTTTCGGTAGGCAATGCGGATCGTATTTTTGAACCTTATCGTATGACAGAGCATTTAAACCGTAATATGAGTTCAGCGCTATTTAAACACTTTCTTGTGTTTTTTAATGTAGGAGACAGAAGCTGGGCCATTTCACAAAACATTATGGTTGGCGGCAAATCAAGTAAAGGCGGAGATCTTACAAGCGAATCAACCTACGCCCTTTTAGAGGCCTTCTATGAACTTAATCTGCCCCAGCCTATTTTATCCGTTAAGCTTCACCGGAAAACACCAGATGCCTTGTACAGAGCGCTTGGAAAATTTTTCTTTACAGAAGGGGTGCTTACACCGTCACTGTTTAACGATGATTCACTCTTTGAAGTGCTTTTTGGGAGCGGCATTGAAAAAGATGACTTGGAAAATTATGCCATAGCTGGCTGCCAAGAACCTCTGATTATGGGTAAAGATAATGGGAATACAACAAATAGCTGGCTGAATTTAGCTAAGGTACTGGAACTTACTCTTAATAATGGAGAATCTTTAATAACAGGGAAGTCTATTGGCCTTAAATATGAAGAGCTGGGATTAGAGTCTAAAGATCCACTGCATGTTCTAAGAAATATAAGATCGGCTTTTTATAAACATTTAGAAGTCTTTATAAATAAGATGACAAAAGCGGCTAATGAGGCCTCAGAGGCAGTGGCGCTGCTGCCAGTTCCTTTTTTATCAGCCTTTATGGGAGGTCTTGATTCTGGAGTTGATCTAAGAGATACAAAGGCCCAAGGGACCAAATACAATGGCAGTGGCTGTCTTATTCATGGGCTTTCAGTTGTAGCAGATTCTTTTGTAGCTATAGATGTACTTTTAGAAGAAAGACCAGAAGATGCGGGCAGACTCATACAAGCCCTTAAGACGAATTTTGAACAGGATGAAGAACTTCAGCAGTATTTGCAAACCGCCCCAAAGTATGGGAATAATACTTTGAATGTTGATCAGGAGGCGAGAGAAATCGCAGTTAAGGTAAGTGATATGATCAAAGGCAAAAAGAATTATCTTGGCAATGCGTATCGCCCGGATTTTAGTACCCCATCTACCCATCTGCTTTATGGACATTGGGTAGGAGCTACGCCAGATGGCAGAAGGTCAAGAGAGATGCTTGGCTATGGTATCGACCCACTATATGGAGAGGCCGAGTCTGGGATGGGTTTTAGGATTTTATCAGCTATGCATCTGCCCTTTGAAAAAATGAACGGCGGATATGCATCACACTTTGGGATTGATCCAGGTTACTTTAAGTCTGAAAGTTTTGAGGAAAAAGGATTGGAGTTCCGTAATAAAGTGATTGCACCACTTTTTTTCAATACAGAGAATATATATTTAGCACCCTTTTATCTTTATGTGAATGTTAATACACCGGAACGCTTGATTAAGGTACTTGAAAATCCTAAGAAGTATGCACCAAGCGGTGTTTATATTATGCGTATTCATGGAACATTTGTAAATTTTCTAGATTTATCACCAGAAATACAGCAAGATATTATCAAAAGGCTTGACTTAAAGTCTACAAAGTTATAG
- a CDS encoding BMC domain-containing protein: MLRSIGLIEFTSIAKGIECCDEMIKAASVNLIRASALCPGKYMVLIAGDTGSVKASIEDGIKKGAEYVVNELRIPHVHPQLIPALNGTNEVQLQDAVGVIEFYSIASAIKAADEMVKAAEVQLAELKIGYAIGGKGVVIVTGEVGAIRAAIEAGEKLGKEDGYMVTSTVIPRPAKELMASLI; encoded by the coding sequence ATGCTGCGTTCGATAGGACTTATAGAATTTACAAGTATTGCCAAAGGTATAGAATGCTGTGATGAAATGATAAAGGCTGCAAGTGTTAACCTTATTAGAGCCTCTGCTCTATGTCCAGGGAAGTATATGGTACTCATTGCTGGAGATACAGGAAGTGTTAAGGCTTCTATAGAAGATGGAATTAAAAAAGGTGCTGAGTATGTAGTGAATGAACTTAGAATACCCCATGTACATCCACAGCTTATTCCTGCTTTAAATGGTACGAATGAAGTACAATTACAGGATGCTGTAGGGGTTATAGAGTTTTATAGTATCGCTTCAGCAATAAAGGCAGCTGATGAAATGGTAAAAGCAGCTGAAGTTCAACTGGCAGAACTTAAGATAGGCTATGCTATAGGAGGAAAAGGCGTTGTAATTGTAACGGGAGAGGTAGGCGCTATACGGGCTGCGATAGAAGCAGGTGAGAAGCTTGGCAAAGAGGATGGCTATATGGTTACAAGTACAGTTATTCCAAGACCAGCCAAAGAACTCATGGCGTCACTCATTTGA
- the nirJ1 gene encoding putative heme d1 biosynthesis radical SAM protein NirJ1 yields MIGITKLLCGSEHFGDSLRYTHGAKDAQWGVSRELGPVVVWNCTNTCNLKCKHCYADSKPEQFKEELDTEEAKALIDDLASLKVPVLLISGGEPLLRKDLFELLEYTREKNIRTTVSTNGTLIDKETAKHLKQRGVSYVGISLDGLGVNNDIFRGVQGSFDKAADGIRNCLDIGQKVGLRFTINRSNYDQLEDIFYFIKEEGIPRVCFYHLAYSGRGSKMIEEDITPEEKRLAMDLIMKKALKLRDKVEILTVDNHADAAYLYLQVKKNHPELAHKVSKLLTMNGGNRSGMAFANIDYKGSVHPDQFTQHHHFGNVRERKFSEIWHSPENALAMSLRDRKKLLRGRCSQCKWLDICNGNLRVRAEAVTGDFWASDPACYLTDEEIRR; encoded by the coding sequence ATGATCGGAATTACTAAACTTTTATGTGGAAGCGAGCATTTTGGTGATAGTCTGCGTTATACCCATGGGGCAAAAGATGCACAATGGGGTGTAAGTCGGGAACTGGGACCCGTAGTAGTCTGGAATTGTACCAATACATGCAATTTGAAATGCAAACATTGTTATGCAGACTCAAAACCTGAGCAGTTTAAAGAGGAATTAGATACAGAGGAAGCTAAAGCACTTATTGATGATCTGGCAAGTCTTAAAGTGCCTGTCCTTCTTATTTCTGGGGGAGAGCCACTACTTCGAAAGGATTTATTTGAGTTATTAGAATATACAAGAGAAAAAAATATACGTACCACGGTTTCAACGAATGGAACATTAATAGATAAAGAAACAGCTAAGCATTTAAAACAAAGGGGTGTCAGTTATGTAGGGATTAGTTTAGATGGTTTAGGTGTAAATAATGATATCTTTAGAGGTGTGCAGGGAAGCTTTGATAAAGCGGCAGACGGTATAAGAAATTGTTTGGATATTGGGCAGAAAGTAGGGCTTAGATTTACGATTAATCGGAGTAACTATGATCAGTTAGAGGATATTTTTTATTTTATAAAAGAAGAGGGCATCCCTAGAGTATGTTTTTATCATTTAGCTTACTCCGGAAGAGGAAGCAAGATGATAGAAGAAGATATTACCCCAGAAGAAAAGCGTTTGGCTATGGATTTGATTATGAAAAAGGCACTTAAACTCAGAGATAAGGTTGAGATTTTAACAGTAGATAATCATGCAGATGCAGCTTATTTATATCTGCAGGTTAAAAAAAATCATCCAGAACTTGCCCATAAGGTTTCAAAATTGCTGACTATGAATGGCGGCAACAGATCAGGAATGGCTTTTGCAAATATTGATTACAAGGGCAGTGTACATCCAGATCAGTTTACCCAGCATCATCATTTTGGTAATGTAAGAGAGCGAAAGTTTAGTGAAATATGGCATAGCCCAGAAAATGCTCTGGCTATGAGTCTAAGAGACCGAAAAAAGCTGCTTAGGGGCAGATGTAGTCAGTGTAAGTGGCTTGATATTTGTAATGGGAACTTACGCGTAAGAGCAGAGGCTGTCACTGGGGACTTTTGGGCATCGGATCCAGCATGTTATTTAACTGATGAAGAAATAAGGCGGTGA
- a CDS encoding EutN/CcmL family microcompartment protein yields the protein MIVGRVIGNVWATRKDERLTGIKLLIVMPINYNDKNEKQMPLIAADQIGAGIGEKVIMVTGSSARHAAGDSQTPIDVSVVGIIDGEEIMDIF from the coding sequence TTGATTGTTGGAAGAGTAATAGGCAACGTATGGGCAACCAGAAAAGATGAAAGGCTGACAGGGATTAAATTACTTATTGTTATGCCAATTAATTATAATGATAAAAATGAAAAACAAATGCCGCTGATTGCAGCGGATCAGATTGGTGCTGGAATAGGAGAAAAAGTTATTATGGTAACAGGAAGTTCAGCAAGGCACGCTGCCGGAGACAGTCAAACGCCTATCGATGTATCAGTTGTAGGCATCATTGATGGAGAAGAGATTATGGATATATTCTAA
- a CDS encoding ethanolamine utilization protein EutH: MFNELIQNITNWGVFTTSFQEFLSNMSVNMVIMVMMMIFMVVGAIDKVRGNKRGYGEKFDDGFNAMGPLAIAMIGVVALAPVLRILLQPIIAPVYQMLGANPAMFATTLLANDMGGYPLAMQLAGDNEVIGNFAGLILGAMMGPTIVFTIPVALSIIKKEDRPYLACGILVGLITIPIGCIVGGLTMNMTQYKISMGEILINLVPVMIIAGLIAIGLWFRPTKMMNGFMKFGNAITIIITIGTAIAVFQYQTGIRFPLFDVMVDADKNGGSVPLEEGIMIVGAIAIVLIGAFPMVHFITKNFAKPLMKFGKMLGVGEKASAGFVATLANNIPMFNIMHEMDPKGKILNVAFAVAAAFVFGDHLGFTAGVNPDMIFAVVLGKLTAGITAVILAAILAPKLLSKVQASQEVTE, translated from the coding sequence ATGTTTAATGAATTAATTCAAAATATCACTAATTGGGGTGTGTTTACAACATCATTTCAAGAGTTTCTAAGCAATATGTCTGTTAATATGGTTATTATGGTCATGATGATGATCTTCATGGTAGTAGGTGCCATTGATAAAGTTAGAGGGAATAAAAGAGGTTATGGCGAAAAGTTTGATGATGGTTTTAATGCTATGGGTCCACTGGCTATTGCAATGATAGGCGTCGTTGCATTAGCACCGGTTTTAAGGATTTTACTACAGCCTATTATTGCACCGGTTTATCAGATGCTTGGCGCAAATCCAGCTATGTTTGCAACAACGCTTTTAGCAAATGATATGGGGGGATACCCTCTTGCTATGCAGCTTGCTGGGGATAATGAAGTTATAGGTAACTTTGCAGGACTCATTTTAGGCGCTATGATGGGACCAACCATTGTATTTACTATCCCTGTAGCTTTATCAATTATCAAAAAAGAAGACAGACCTTATTTGGCATGTGGTATTCTAGTCGGTCTCATTACAATCCCAATTGGATGTATAGTGGGCGGACTTACTATGAACATGACACAATATAAGATAAGTATGGGTGAAATTCTTATTAACCTTGTACCTGTTATGATTATTGCAGGCCTTATTGCCATTGGACTATGGTTTAGACCTACAAAGATGATGAATGGTTTTATGAAGTTTGGTAATGCGATTACCATTATTATTACAATTGGTACAGCAATCGCTGTATTTCAATATCAAACAGGCATTAGATTTCCACTTTTTGACGTGATGGTAGATGCTGATAAAAATGGGGGGAGCGTGCCTCTTGAAGAAGGTATTATGATAGTAGGCGCTATTGCAATCGTATTAATCGGTGCATTCCCAATGGTACACTTTATTACAAAAAACTTTGCAAAACCACTTATGAAATTTGGAAAAATGCTTGGTGTTGGAGAAAAGGCTTCAGCGGGATTTGTAGCCACACTTGCTAATAATATTCCTATGTTTAACATCATGCATGAAATGGATCCAAAAGGCAAAATCCTAAACGTTGCGTTTGCCGTAGCAGCAGCTTTTGTATTTGGTGATCATCTTGGATTTACAGCTGGGGTTAATCCAGATATGATTTTTGCAGTCGTTTTAGGTAAGCTTACAGCAGGTATTACAGCGGTTATCCTTGCAGCCATTCTTGCGCCTAAATTATTATCTAAAGTACAGGCATCTCAAGAGGTGACAGAATAA
- the ahbA gene encoding siroheme decarboxylase subunit alpha translates to MEDKAIRLINVIQTDFPIETRPYLAIANVLGMTEDEVISLIKQLKETGYIRRLGGIFDSRSLGYTSRLCAMQVEESRVEETASIINSYQGVTHNYLRNHQYNIWFTLITPSEIDMERILSEIKHLSGISDIMVLDALKTFKIRVNFNLGGS, encoded by the coding sequence ATGGAAGATAAAGCTATAAGGCTGATCAATGTAATTCAAACAGATTTTCCAATAGAAACAAGACCCTATTTAGCTATAGCGAATGTGCTTGGGATGACAGAAGACGAGGTAATCAGCCTTATTAAACAGCTTAAAGAAACAGGCTATATCCGAAGGCTTGGTGGTATTTTTGACTCTAGAAGTTTAGGGTACACCAGCAGGTTATGTGCGATGCAGGTAGAAGAAAGCCGGGTTGAAGAAACAGCAAGTATTATTAACAGTTATCAGGGTGTCACACATAATTACTTAAGAAATCATCAATATAATATATGGTTTACTTTAATAACACCTTCTGAAATAGATATGGAGCGTATACTTAGTGAAATTAAACATTTATCTGGAATCAGTGATATTATGGTGTTAGATGCTCTTAAAACATTTAAAATCCGCGTCAATTTTAACTTAGGGGGATCATAG
- a CDS encoding cupin domain-containing protein, translated as MEISEQLLKEIITKVVVELKVHEEPIVKHKDESGVIAVQARTVCPEPFDTGKKGDKVFLTDLLTLEESPRIGCGIMEMDQSHFEWTLNYDEIDYIIEGELEIIINGNTIRGEKGDVIFIPKNSDIIFSSPGFARFLYVVYPANWQQQ; from the coding sequence TTGGAAATAAGTGAACAGCTGTTAAAAGAAATCATTACTAAAGTAGTAGTAGAACTTAAAGTCCACGAAGAACCAATCGTTAAACATAAAGATGAGAGTGGTGTTATAGCCGTTCAGGCACGTACTGTTTGCCCAGAACCCTTTGATACTGGCAAAAAGGGAGATAAGGTTTTTCTAACAGATCTATTAACACTAGAAGAAAGCCCAAGGATTGGATGCGGCATTATGGAGATGGATCAAAGTCATTTTGAGTGGACACTTAATTATGATGAAATAGATTATATTATTGAGGGAGAACTAGAAATAATTATTAATGGTAACACCATAAGAGGTGAAAAGGGAGATGTGATTTTTATCCCTAAAAACAGTGATATTATTTTTAGTTCACCTGGCTTCGCAAGATTTTTATATGTAGTTTATCCAGCAAATTGGCAGCAACAATAG